A single region of the Marinobacter nanhaiticus D15-8W genome encodes:
- a CDS encoding response regulator, translating into MRLLLVEDDAMLVETLKKGLADAGFAVDWVGTVSHAKSLGLQEQYRAVILDMGLPDGDGLQVLRYWRQHHNNVPVLILTARSDWQDKVNGLKAGADDYLAKPFHTEELVARIHALVRRSEGRSDSRIRVGDYALDEDRQQVQTTDGEWHTLTGTEFRLLRCLMTRPGRLLSKDELMEQLYSLKDEPAHNTIEAYIRRLRLIVGRDAISTQRGQGYSFNAKS; encoded by the coding sequence CCGATGCCGGTTTTGCCGTCGACTGGGTTGGGACCGTGTCTCACGCCAAATCGTTGGGTCTACAGGAACAATACCGCGCGGTCATACTGGATATGGGGTTGCCCGACGGAGACGGATTGCAGGTGCTGCGTTACTGGCGCCAGCATCACAACAACGTCCCCGTCCTTATTCTGACTGCACGCAGCGATTGGCAGGACAAGGTCAACGGCCTGAAGGCCGGCGCCGATGACTACTTGGCCAAGCCCTTCCATACCGAAGAGTTGGTCGCCCGTATTCATGCGTTGGTAAGACGAAGCGAAGGGCGCAGCGACTCCCGCATCCGTGTCGGAGACTATGCCCTGGATGAAGACCGCCAACAGGTACAGACCACGGATGGAGAATGGCACACCCTGACGGGCACCGAATTTCGTCTGTTACGGTGCCTGATGACGCGCCCGGGCCGGTTACTCTCGAAAGACGAGTTAATGGAACAGCTCTACAGTCTGAAAGACGAGCCGGCACACAATACGATCGAAGCGTACATTCGGCGCCTGCGACTGATTGTCGGCCGTGATGCCATTTCGACACAACGCGGACAGGGCTACAGCTTCAATGCCAAATCCTGA
- a CDS encoding sensor histidine kinase, with translation MPNPDGIVNRAGYSLRAKLLLWLLPLMVVFMWGAWLIHGALLDRMTADFVESRLRQEARFLERQLEEAAPSEDLAYTAGRYFEDVFHHAFAIRLGHRTYLSSTQLASVLEPALEEQGTRFLRAGGGSMPELLLFRHVARMGDEPLVIVVAEDLTTLRDSQSELHAWTAAVAIGLLGVLIVLVLLAVYLALKPVRSLQGSLQAFQEGRQARLELTAPREFLPLIRQINHLLDRLDQRLERSRQALANLSHSIKTPIAAIQQALEDTQRPLDDDYRRRLAARLSDIDHQLEAEMRRTRFAGPDVGKQAHPVQQAHDLVWMLGRLHPEKNFELNTDLPNEFTWSVEEHDLSEMLGNLLDNAGKWANRHVSVTIIQRQNILAITVTDDGPGVAAEELPTLGTRGLRLDQQKPGHGLGLAIVRDLIARYEGRLGFRQGDVGGLVVTLELPRPGFGRGLPNA, from the coding sequence ATGCCAAATCCTGACGGCATAGTGAACCGGGCAGGCTATTCCCTGCGTGCAAAACTCCTGCTCTGGCTGTTGCCACTGATGGTGGTGTTCATGTGGGGAGCATGGCTGATCCACGGCGCATTGCTCGATCGCATGACAGCCGATTTCGTAGAGTCGCGTCTTCGCCAGGAAGCCCGGTTTCTGGAGCGCCAACTTGAGGAAGCAGCGCCGTCAGAGGACTTGGCGTACACCGCTGGACGCTACTTCGAAGACGTTTTCCACCACGCCTTCGCCATTCGCCTGGGGCACCGAACCTACTTGTCGTCGACCCAACTGGCATCGGTTCTCGAGCCGGCCCTTGAGGAACAAGGCACCCGCTTTCTTCGAGCCGGTGGTGGGTCGATGCCAGAACTCCTGCTTTTCCGTCACGTCGCAAGGATGGGTGACGAGCCTCTGGTGATCGTGGTCGCCGAAGACCTGACGACATTACGCGACAGTCAATCCGAGCTCCACGCCTGGACGGCGGCGGTCGCCATTGGTCTGCTCGGCGTATTGATCGTTCTCGTACTGTTGGCCGTCTACCTTGCACTTAAGCCGGTTCGCTCCCTACAGGGTTCCCTGCAGGCCTTTCAGGAAGGTCGCCAGGCGCGGCTGGAACTGACGGCGCCTCGCGAATTTTTGCCATTGATCCGCCAGATAAACCACCTCCTTGACCGACTCGATCAGCGGTTGGAGCGCTCGCGTCAAGCCCTCGCAAACCTGTCCCACAGCATCAAGACGCCTATAGCGGCGATCCAGCAAGCGCTGGAAGATACCCAACGCCCGCTGGACGACGATTATCGTCGACGGCTGGCGGCCCGCTTATCGGACATAGACCACCAACTCGAAGCGGAGATGCGCCGTACCCGGTTCGCGGGGCCGGATGTCGGCAAACAGGCACATCCGGTTCAACAGGCGCACGATCTCGTCTGGATGCTGGGCCGGCTCCACCCCGAAAAGAACTTCGAGCTCAATACCGATCTGCCAAACGAGTTCACGTGGTCCGTGGAAGAACATGACCTGAGCGAGATGCTTGGCAACCTGCTGGACAACGCGGGCAAATGGGCCAACCGACATGTCAGCGTGACTATCATCCAGCGCCAGAATATCCTCGCTATCACGGTCACTGACGATGGGCCCGGCGTAGCCGCCGAAGAACTCCCTACACTCGGAACCCGCGGCCTGAGACTCGACCAGCAAAAACCCGGTCACGGGCTGGGGCTTGCGATTGTTCGTGACCTCATCGCCCGATACGAGGGACGCTTGGGTTTCAGGCAGGGCGATGTGGGCGGGCTGGTAGTGACATTGGAACTCCCCCGTCCCGGCTTCGGTCGGGGATTGCCGAACGCATGA
- a CDS encoding NADH-quinone oxidoreductase subunit A, producing the protein MELKQLLVLLIVALITAAFGLWIQRTPRPSKHPITWPQRAPFLGGGQPDTHAWSRFHVRYYPMTLLLIAFEMEMMFMYPWAVVYVSEGIKALSEMGMFLGILSIGILYGWREGAFKWQ; encoded by the coding sequence ATGGAACTGAAACAATTACTGGTCCTGCTGATCGTTGCGCTTATTACCGCCGCCTTCGGTCTCTGGATCCAGCGTACCCCCAGACCATCGAAACACCCCATCACCTGGCCCCAGCGGGCACCCTTCCTGGGCGGCGGGCAGCCGGACACGCATGCCTGGTCGCGGTTCCACGTGCGCTACTACCCCATGACGCTGCTGCTCATCGCCTTCGAAATGGAGATGATGTTCATGTATCCCTGGGCCGTGGTCTACGTGTCAGAGGGCATCAAGGCCCTGTCCGAAATGGGCATGTTCCTCGGCATCCTCTCCATCGGCATCCTCTACGGCTGGCGCGAGGGGGCATTCAAATGGCAATGA
- a CDS encoding complex I subunit 1 family protein, protein MGLALVPWTADFVPVDLTTGIVLWGALEPLATVVIFLQGWAPNAHFPLIGAYRYVSLGLSYILVSMFVLIGVALPAESLQVSAVVESQAELWNVIRQPLGLPLFLLVGLGISFWGPLNFADSDDLAGGASSEASGRTRLLWQMGRAAMLVAFAAIGASAFLGGWQGPWLPGPVWVILKTLAVLFALILLGHHLPRPSPERFLTLAWVVLLPLAFVDLAWAGVEALL, encoded by the coding sequence ATGGGACTGGCCCTCGTGCCCTGGACCGCCGACTTCGTGCCGGTAGACCTGACCACGGGCATCGTTCTCTGGGGCGCGTTGGAGCCTTTGGCCACCGTGGTTATATTCCTGCAGGGCTGGGCCCCGAACGCCCACTTTCCGCTGATTGGCGCCTATCGATATGTCTCTCTGGGGCTGTCCTACATCCTGGTAAGCATGTTCGTATTGATCGGCGTTGCGTTGCCTGCGGAATCCCTGCAGGTCAGTGCCGTCGTCGAGTCTCAGGCGGAACTGTGGAATGTCATCCGCCAGCCGCTCGGACTACCGCTGTTCCTGCTCGTCGGGCTTGGTATCAGCTTCTGGGGCCCACTGAACTTTGCAGATTCCGACGACCTGGCGGGCGGCGCATCCTCCGAAGCATCAGGCCGGACTCGCCTGCTCTGGCAGATGGGACGCGCGGCGATGCTCGTCGCCTTCGCCGCCATCGGTGCTTCCGCCTTCCTGGGCGGTTGGCAGGGGCCGTGGCTGCCTGGCCCCGTGTGGGTGATCCTTAAGACGCTGGCCGTGCTATTCGCGCTAATCCTTCTCGGACACCATCTGCCGCGCCCGTCACCGGAACGTTTCCTGACTCTTGCCTGGGTGGTCCTGCTGCCGCTGGCCTTCGTGGACCTGGCCTGGGCCGGTGTGGAGGCCTTGTTATGA
- a CDS encoding NADH-quinone oxidoreductase subunit J produces MSAVDIVFFINAAIAIYAGWRVFVTDSMVRASFFLLVSFLAVGVIMLLLAAIYLGVALFFMMAVEMMVMALFMVMFMMNPAGLNPMKMVHQEKVAIGVGVVAFVALGAVALFGEFPSRPVPEGLEPVVSLGHELLGDSMLVFESAGVTLLATMIAVVMLTSHKGRYGDANEGSQPPGLEPGGDPADKPPEDEGGGHHHHHCH; encoded by the coding sequence ATGAGTGCCGTCGATATCGTCTTTTTTATCAACGCCGCCATTGCCATCTACGCCGGTTGGCGCGTGTTCGTCACGGATTCCATGGTGCGCGCCTCGTTCTTCCTGCTGGTCTCGTTCCTGGCGGTGGGCGTGATCATGCTGCTGCTGGCGGCTATTTACCTCGGTGTGGCGCTGTTCTTCATGATGGCCGTGGAAATGATGGTGATGGCGCTATTCATGGTCATGTTCATGATGAATCCGGCCGGCTTGAACCCGATGAAGATGGTGCATCAGGAAAAGGTGGCCATCGGCGTGGGCGTTGTGGCTTTCGTGGCACTTGGTGCCGTCGCGCTGTTCGGTGAATTTCCCAGCCGCCCCGTGCCAGAGGGCCTGGAGCCAGTGGTTTCACTGGGTCACGAACTGCTCGGGGATTCCATGCTCGTCTTCGAATCCGCCGGCGTGACCCTGCTGGCGACGATGATCGCGGTGGTCATGCTCACCAGTCACAAAGGTCGCTACGGCGACGCGAACGAAGGTTCCCAGCCGCCGGGTCTGGAACCCGGTGGCGATCCGGCGGATAAGCCGCCCGAGGACGAGGGCGGCGGACACCACCATCATCACTGCCATTGA
- the nuoK gene encoding NADH-quinone oxidoreductase subunit NuoK, translating to MTLATLLILAAALIGIGLYGAFSQQSFVMLMMGLELILNGAMLAAVSFWALTGGGAPEGQLLTIIVMAVMAIEMAMGFALVISVYRAKQADMTEALDGLKQ from the coding sequence ATGACACTGGCTACACTCCTGATCCTTGCCGCCGCGCTGATTGGCATCGGCCTCTATGGCGCGTTCTCGCAGCAGTCCTTCGTCATGCTGATGATGGGGCTGGAACTCATCCTCAATGGCGCCATGCTGGCCGCTGTCAGTTTCTGGGCGCTGACCGGTGGCGGCGCACCCGAGGGACAGCTGTTGACCATCATCGTCATGGCGGTGATGGCGATCGAGATGGCCATGGGCTTCGCCCTGGTAATCTCCGTCTATCGCGCCAAGCAGGCTGACATGACCGAAGCCCTGGACGGATTGAAACAGTGA
- a CDS encoding NADH-quinone oxidoreductase subunit L produces the protein MLWLVPLFPIVASLLLYGWWQRTSSRPALAGSAAGVVAVTLALVIFAEASGWTGTLTWSDTLSLQIGFTPMTHLAALVVPLVAAPIIFYAAVHEPAQRLGRLVALLVAFTGAMELIILARDLLSLLIAWEIVGALSWALIGHDFNDRGKARNASQAFMTTRTGDLGLYLAAFIAFSQTGSLAYADLAQMSPEAMSLFAAGVTLAALSKSAQVPFAPWLFSAMSGPAPVSALLHAATMVAAGVILLAQFQPILASVAWLGPLLIAAGLTTALAGGLVAAASPHAKRLLAGSTSAHYGLMFIAIGAGYPAIALTHFAMHALMKAPLFLTAGIAGQRAGSYELGEIAGTSLPKGLRPASLVAVLALAGLVPLGPAWSKEAVVTSAGLAAPWLAILVALAGGLSALYAARFQGCLFPRLVDVKTGPDPAHESHGGLQRAPIYFLVVLVLLSSAIWLPAVHSTVGQWLVTAFPSTKLWEFAVSLLLVLAGLYLGRRLATRELTGQSQSGAIRRFLTQWMLLPRAARLFVVKPVDGLANALASFDTRVVDAGIRVTARLTLWLSNVGSRSIEWLFDGLPEGLAQLSGKAGESTRQLQSGMLHHYYSLIAIGIAAMVLILILGMITGGLS, from the coding sequence ATGCTCTGGTTGGTTCCACTTTTCCCTATCGTTGCCAGCCTGCTGCTGTATGGTTGGTGGCAACGGACATCCTCTCGCCCGGCGCTTGCGGGGTCGGCCGCCGGCGTGGTCGCGGTTACGCTCGCATTGGTGATATTCGCGGAAGCGTCAGGTTGGACAGGAACACTGACCTGGAGCGATACGCTCAGCCTGCAGATCGGCTTCACGCCGATGACGCACCTGGCGGCACTGGTCGTACCACTGGTGGCCGCGCCTATCATTTTCTACGCTGCTGTTCACGAACCGGCGCAACGCCTGGGCCGGCTCGTTGCGCTGCTGGTGGCCTTCACCGGCGCGATGGAGTTGATCATCCTCGCCCGTGATCTGCTGAGCCTATTGATTGCCTGGGAAATCGTCGGGGCTTTGTCCTGGGCGCTGATTGGCCATGACTTTAACGACCGCGGAAAAGCCCGTAACGCCTCACAGGCGTTCATGACCACCCGCACCGGCGATCTGGGCCTCTACCTGGCGGCGTTCATCGCTTTCTCACAAACCGGCAGCCTGGCCTACGCCGATCTCGCGCAAATGAGTCCGGAGGCCATGAGCCTATTTGCCGCCGGTGTCACCCTGGCGGCGCTGAGCAAATCGGCTCAGGTGCCGTTCGCGCCCTGGCTGTTCTCAGCGATGTCCGGCCCGGCGCCGGTCTCAGCCCTGCTCCATGCGGCAACCATGGTGGCCGCCGGGGTTATCCTGCTGGCGCAATTCCAGCCTATCCTGGCGAGTGTAGCCTGGCTCGGACCGCTGCTGATCGCGGCCGGTCTGACCACGGCGCTGGCCGGCGGTCTCGTGGCGGCCGCATCGCCTCACGCCAAACGTCTACTGGCAGGCTCCACATCCGCCCACTACGGGCTGATGTTTATCGCCATCGGCGCGGGCTACCCCGCAATCGCCTTGACCCACTTTGCCATGCATGCGCTGATGAAAGCGCCTCTGTTCCTGACTGCAGGTATAGCCGGCCAGAGAGCGGGCTCCTATGAACTTGGCGAAATAGCAGGCACATCACTACCCAAGGGACTTCGGCCCGCTTCCCTGGTCGCCGTACTTGCCCTTGCCGGCCTCGTACCGCTCGGCCCGGCCTGGAGTAAGGAGGCAGTCGTCACATCCGCAGGCCTGGCTGCTCCGTGGCTGGCCATTCTCGTCGCTCTCGCGGGCGGCCTCAGCGCGCTTTATGCTGCGCGCTTTCAGGGGTGTCTCTTTCCCCGTTTAGTCGACGTAAAAACAGGCCCCGACCCGGCCCACGAGTCCCACGGCGGGTTACAACGTGCGCCGATCTATTTCCTTGTCGTGCTGGTGCTCCTGAGCAGCGCAATCTGGCTGCCAGCAGTGCATAGCACGGTAGGTCAATGGCTGGTGACCGCCTTTCCATCGACCAAGCTTTGGGAGTTTGCCGTTTCCCTGCTGCTTGTGCTGGCCGGTCTTTACCTTGGCCGGCGCCTGGCCACCCGCGAGTTGACTGGCCAGTCGCAATCCGGCGCCATTCGCCGTTTCCTGACCCAATGGATGCTGCTGCCCCGGGCGGCCCGATTGTTCGTCGTAAAACCCGTCGATGGTCTGGCGAACGCGCTGGCCTCGTTTGATACACGCGTGGTCGATGCCGGTATTCGCGTAACGGCTCGCCTGACGCTCTGGCTATCCAACGTGGGCAGCCGATCGATCGAGTGGCTGTTCGACGGACTGCCTGAGGGCCTGGCCCAGCTTTCCGGCAAGGCCGGCGAGAGCACACGCCAGCTGCAGTCCGGCATGCTGCACCACTACTACAGCCTGATCGCCATTGGCATTGCCGCCATGGTTCTTATCCTGATTCTGGGCATGATCACAGGAGGATTATCTTGA
- a CDS encoding complex I subunit 4 family protein, with protein MILTAALVVPLLGALALALWPGWSRSAARAFAVVTTLVPLLLMVIAWSRFDTGGSMFQLVEEVDWVPSLGMGFRLGVDGIALAVAAMTALLFTGAAAYPVDTRGAARQYYAWILFLEMASLGVFLALDLLLFYVFFDLTLVGMYFLIGRWGHGEPQSAALKFFLYTLFGSLFLLLAILGLYLSADPLTFDMRELIQQQPLAGAGTFAGVVMAAFLLGFIIKTPLVPFHTWLPRAHVDAPAPASAILAGVLLKMGTYGLIRIPYSMMAETFAAWALPLGILALVSILYGALVALGQKDIKQRIAYTSINHMGYAVLGIAAAGALLDGSETARSMALIGATVEMVAHGLITGALFLIAGSFWQRGETYRLADYGGLSGRTPKLAGMTTVAAFASLGLPGLAGFVAEFHIFVGTFGVYPWLAAIGLLGILITAALFLRMLQSLFFGQLPERWNTMADLKTSEIAVLGVFMVLVVLIGVYPAFLLDIINTSARWLVGGG; from the coding sequence TTGATTCTGACCGCCGCACTGGTCGTACCCTTACTTGGCGCATTGGCCCTCGCCCTTTGGCCCGGTTGGTCGCGATCGGCGGCGCGGGCCTTTGCGGTGGTCACCACGCTGGTACCGCTGCTGCTGATGGTTATCGCCTGGAGTCGGTTCGACACGGGCGGCAGCATGTTCCAGTTGGTCGAGGAGGTCGACTGGGTACCCTCACTGGGGATGGGGTTCCGCCTGGGCGTCGATGGCATCGCCCTGGCCGTGGCCGCCATGACGGCGCTGCTTTTCACCGGTGCCGCAGCCTATCCGGTCGACACCCGGGGTGCCGCACGCCAGTACTATGCCTGGATCCTGTTCCTGGAAATGGCCTCCCTCGGTGTGTTCCTTGCCTTGGACCTGCTGCTCTTCTACGTCTTCTTCGACCTCACCCTGGTAGGCATGTACTTCCTGATCGGCCGCTGGGGCCACGGCGAGCCCCAGTCCGCAGCGCTGAAGTTCTTCCTGTATACGCTGTTTGGCTCATTGTTCCTGCTACTGGCGATTCTCGGCCTCTACCTTTCCGCGGACCCGCTGACCTTCGACATGCGCGAGCTGATCCAACAGCAACCGCTGGCCGGCGCAGGCACGTTTGCCGGTGTGGTGATGGCCGCCTTCCTGCTGGGCTTCATCATCAAGACACCGCTGGTGCCATTCCATACCTGGCTGCCGCGGGCCCACGTGGATGCCCCAGCCCCGGCCTCCGCCATCCTGGCCGGCGTCCTGCTGAAAATGGGCACCTACGGTCTGATCAGGATTCCCTACAGCATGATGGCTGAGACCTTTGCTGCCTGGGCCTTGCCGCTCGGCATCCTCGCACTGGTCTCCATTCTCTATGGCGCCCTGGTGGCTCTGGGACAGAAGGACATCAAACAGCGCATTGCCTATACCTCGATCAACCACATGGGCTATGCGGTGCTGGGTATTGCGGCGGCAGGCGCCCTGCTCGATGGTAGCGAGACCGCCCGCTCCATGGCGCTGATCGGCGCGACGGTCGAGATGGTGGCCCACGGTCTGATCACCGGTGCGCTCTTCCTGATCGCCGGGTCCTTCTGGCAGCGTGGCGAGACCTATCGTCTGGCGGATTACGGAGGTCTCTCCGGACGAACGCCTAAACTGGCCGGGATGACCACCGTGGCAGCCTTCGCCAGCCTGGGCCTTCCCGGGTTGGCCGGGTTCGTCGCCGAGTTCCATATTTTCGTGGGGACATTCGGCGTGTATCCATGGCTGGCTGCTATCGGGCTGCTGGGCATCCTGATTACGGCCGCGCTGTTCCTGCGGATGTTGCAGTCGTTGTTCTTCGGCCAACTGCCCGAACGCTGGAATACGATGGCTGACCTGAAGACCAGCGAAATCGCCGTCTTGGGCGTATTCATGGTGCTGGTCGTCTTGATCGGCGTCTATCCGGCGTTCCTGCTCGACATCATCAATACATCCGCGCGCTGGCTCGTGGGAGGCGGCTGA
- a CDS encoding NADH-quinone oxidoreductase subunit N, with protein sequence MPVADLLPELVLLIGAAVIIVTAAFLPHRLHGLCALLATGVLVASAGLVVTGWSRPDHLTFAGVWALDGAARFAKLLIISSGVASAALSPHWMATDRRHGEYYGLLLFAVLGAIMMASAADTMELVVGVLLSSVTGYALVGYHRQWSPAQEAAMKYFLVGALANALLVIGVVLLFGLTGATGYTEMAGRLAENPDPWVVITALVLILIGLGFKLGASPAHMWMPDVAQGAPAPVAALVTVITKVGAAVALARLAAVLPEAIPWRWAIALMAVVTMTWGNLAALWQSNLRRLLGWSAISQSGYALVAIAVLGATEQALPALMVILTAYAIANLAAFSVVTHLRGRTELADYRGLAQQRPWAAAVLILALLSFLGLPPLVGFFGKLLVFGAAIDGGYTWLAVAAVINTVVSLFYYLRVIAPMVFGTPEDTSAQLGWPSAVTMVITGLMVVFLGLGIESLIGLARDGTLLLLR encoded by the coding sequence ATGCCTGTCGCTGATCTCTTGCCGGAACTGGTCCTGCTGATCGGCGCCGCTGTCATCATCGTCACGGCGGCTTTCCTGCCCCATCGTCTGCATGGGCTTTGCGCCCTGCTGGCAACTGGCGTACTGGTCGCCAGCGCGGGGCTGGTGGTGACCGGCTGGTCGAGGCCAGACCACCTGACATTTGCCGGCGTCTGGGCACTGGATGGTGCAGCCCGGTTCGCCAAGCTGCTGATTATCTCTAGCGGCGTTGCCTCGGCGGCACTTTCTCCCCACTGGATGGCCACGGACCGCCGACACGGGGAATATTACGGCCTCCTGCTATTCGCGGTGCTGGGCGCGATCATGATGGCATCGGCCGCCGACACCATGGAACTCGTCGTGGGTGTCCTGCTGTCTTCGGTGACGGGATATGCACTGGTGGGCTATCACCGGCAGTGGAGCCCGGCGCAGGAAGCCGCCATGAAGTATTTCCTGGTGGGCGCGCTGGCCAACGCGCTGCTGGTGATTGGTGTCGTTCTATTGTTTGGTCTGACGGGGGCCACCGGCTATACCGAAATGGCTGGCCGATTGGCAGAGAATCCCGACCCCTGGGTGGTGATCACTGCGCTGGTGCTCATCCTGATCGGGCTTGGGTTCAAGTTAGGTGCCAGCCCTGCACACATGTGGATGCCCGATGTGGCCCAGGGGGCGCCTGCGCCGGTCGCTGCGCTGGTCACGGTGATTACCAAGGTGGGTGCCGCCGTCGCCCTCGCCCGCCTGGCAGCCGTTCTGCCGGAAGCCATTCCCTGGCGTTGGGCGATCGCACTGATGGCGGTAGTGACGATGACCTGGGGTAACCTGGCAGCGCTCTGGCAATCGAATCTCAGACGGCTTCTGGGATGGTCGGCCATCTCCCAGTCGGGCTACGCGCTGGTCGCAATCGCTGTTCTGGGAGCGACTGAACAGGCATTGCCGGCCCTCATGGTCATCCTGACCGCCTACGCCATCGCCAACCTGGCCGCCTTCTCGGTTGTGACCCACCTACGCGGCCGGACCGAACTTGCTGACTACCGCGGCCTTGCTCAACAGCGGCCTTGGGCGGCGGCCGTACTTATCCTGGCGCTGCTCTCGTTTCTGGGTCTACCACCGCTCGTAGGGTTCTTTGGCAAGCTTCTCGTATTCGGGGCCGCTATTGATGGCGGTTATACCTGGCTAGCGGTGGCAGCAGTGATCAACACCGTGGTATCCCTGTTCTATTACCTTCGGGTGATCGCGCCAATGGTATTTGGCACGCCGGAAGATACGTCTGCTCAACTGGGTTGGCCGTCAGCGGTCACCATGGTGATCACCGGCCTAATGGTGGTGTTTCTGGGCCTGGGAATCGAAAGCCTGATAGGACTCGCCCGAGACGGAACCCTTCTCCTGCTTCGTTAA
- a CDS encoding CAP domain-containing protein, whose product MLPTVSVLFFAGLLAGCGGSDGGDVASVAEENQDASGSADEGGSANGPDGNCEPEAYQAELLRLVNAARSEARMCGDQSYAAAGSLTYSCGLEQAASTHSEDMATNNFISHTGSNGLGVSDRVEAAGYAWSAVGENIAGGYASPDEVTAGWLSSAGHCANIMNPRFTEFGAARVESENADYPRYWTEVFAAPR is encoded by the coding sequence ATGTTGCCCACGGTATCGGTGTTGTTCTTCGCGGGATTATTGGCAGGCTGTGGTGGCTCTGACGGGGGCGACGTTGCTTCTGTTGCTGAAGAAAACCAGGACGCCAGTGGATCGGCAGATGAGGGCGGAAGCGCCAACGGGCCTGACGGTAACTGCGAACCGGAAGCATACCAGGCGGAACTGTTGAGGTTGGTGAATGCGGCCCGTTCGGAGGCGCGGATGTGCGGTGATCAGAGCTACGCTGCAGCCGGTTCTCTAACCTATTCTTGCGGCCTGGAGCAGGCGGCCTCGACTCACAGCGAAGACATGGCGACCAACAATTTCATCAGCCATACCGGCTCCAACGGATTGGGCGTCTCCGATCGAGTTGAGGCGGCTGGGTACGCCTGGAGTGCGGTTGGAGAAAATATCGCTGGCGGCTATGCGTCGCCGGACGAGGTGACTGCCGGCTGGCTGTCCAGCGCCGGACATTGCGCCAATATTATGAACCCGAGGTTCACCGAGTTCGGTGCAGCACGAGTGGAATCGGAGAATGCAGACTACCCGCGCTATTGGACCGAGGTTTTCGCCGCTCCCCGTTAA
- a CDS encoding outer membrane beta-barrel protein — MNHKANLACVTLFSAAVFTAPAVMAQERDNSGLYIGGSYGGFKSHGGEFDDENDLFAGTVGYQFNQYFALEGDYLDFGEFGEDDEVNGDLKGLALSAKGRFPLTESFGIYGKAGAFVYSYDVDAFDEDETYDEVSPVVGAGVDFRVTESLTAYAEYDRYNVDIDEDDFNGQVTNDGPDFDTARVGLNYMF; from the coding sequence ATGAACCATAAGGCTAATCTTGCATGTGTCACGCTTTTCAGTGCAGCAGTGTTCACCGCGCCGGCGGTCATGGCGCAGGAGCGTGATAACTCAGGGTTGTACATCGGGGGGAGTTACGGTGGCTTCAAATCCCACGGTGGCGAATTCGACGATGAAAACGACCTATTCGCCGGCACAGTGGGTTACCAGTTCAACCAGTACTTCGCACTGGAAGGGGATTACCTCGATTTCGGCGAGTTTGGCGAAGACGATGAGGTCAACGGTGATCTGAAGGGCTTGGCCCTTTCCGCGAAAGGCCGTTTTCCATTGACTGAGAGCTTTGGTATCTACGGTAAGGCAGGTGCCTTCGTCTACTCCTATGACGTGGATGCCTTCGATGAAGATGAAACCTATGATGAGGTCAGCCCCGTAGTGGGTGCCGGTGTGGACTTCCGTGTTACGGAGAGTCTGACCGCGTACGCTGAATATGACCGTTACAACGTCGACATCGATGAAGATGATTTCAATGGTCAGGTCACCAACGATGGGCCCGATTTCGACACCGCCCGTGTGGGTCTGAACTATATGTTCTGA
- the thpR gene encoding RNA 2',3'-cyclic phosphodiesterase — protein sequence MLRLFVGLELPNSIKHQLATLRTEISGAKWQTPEQMHLTLCFIGNVDDERLDAIYDALYGATVEPFTLAVDRLGMFGSRMHPKTLWAGVSPEAPVVQLHEDIVRCLAGIGLEPWENAYRPHITLARFRRRRSRQLVVRQDKKVESPAINQFLSQNDNLELPEFQVSHISLFSSTQRPEGSHYQIIGRFPSDGPNDPLK from the coding sequence ATGCTCCGCCTGTTTGTCGGCCTGGAACTACCGAACAGTATCAAGCACCAACTCGCCACCCTGCGCACCGAGATATCGGGCGCCAAGTGGCAGACGCCGGAACAGATGCACCTCACCCTCTGCTTCATCGGCAATGTGGATGACGAGCGTCTGGATGCCATCTATGACGCACTCTATGGCGCTACCGTGGAGCCCTTCACCCTGGCCGTAGACAGGCTGGGCATGTTCGGCTCGCGGATGCATCCCAAGACGCTCTGGGCGGGTGTGTCACCGGAAGCACCGGTGGTGCAGCTGCATGAGGATATCGTTCGATGTCTGGCAGGCATCGGTCTGGAACCCTGGGAGAATGCCTACCGACCGCATATCACCCTCGCCCGATTCCGCCGCCGGCGTTCGCGTCAACTGGTGGTCCGGCAGGACAAGAAGGTGGAATCCCCCGCCATTAACCAGTTTCTCTCGCAGAACGACAATCTCGAATTGCCCGAATTCCAGGTGAGTCATATCAGTCTGTTTAGTAGCACCCAGCGGCCTGAAGGCTCCCATTACCAGATTATCGGCCGCTTCCCTTCCGACGGACCAAACGATCCGCTGAAGTGA